From the genome of Gavia stellata isolate bGavSte3 chromosome 3, bGavSte3.hap2, whole genome shotgun sequence, one region includes:
- the LOC104263610 gene encoding interferon alpha-inducible protein 6-like, producing MSDQNVRNAGFTSSGITGGSLASSLMSQEARASGGGVRAGGPTATLQEMGARGSTHSSGFTSSGISGGSQASQMMSQEARSHGGGTPRGGTTSTVQSISMGGRGGRH from the exons atgtctgACCAAAATGTCCGCAACGCTGGTTTCACTTCCTCCGGGATCACAGGAGGGTCGCTTGCTTCTTCATTGATGTCCCAGGAAGCAAGAGCGTCTGGGGGAGGCGTGCGTGCTGGAGGCCCTACTGCTACTCTCCAAGAAATGG GTGCCAGAGGCTCAACCCATTCATCAGGTTTTACCAGCAGTGGGATCTCCGGTGGATCCCAGGCCTCCCAGATGATGTCCCAGGAGGCCAGATCCCACGGAGGTGGAACTCCCAGGGGTGGTACAACTTCCACTGTCCAGTCCATCT CTATgggtggcagaggaggaaggcactga